In Salinisphaera sp. LB1, one genomic interval encodes:
- a CDS encoding transposase: MGQRLDQWCELANATGLAPMKRFVAMLQRHRTGLCNYAAHPITTARLEGGHVAIGLIRKRARGLLDTEYFKLKIRQSAVLKPPLGLYVRSGWMIDANDVTRANQRPRRHRYHHAPEGRRS; the protein is encoded by the coding sequence ATGGGCCAACGCCTGGATCAATGGTGCGAACTGGCCAACGCCACGGGCCTGGCGCCCATGAAACGCTTCGTCGCCATGCTGCAGCGGCATCGCACCGGCCTCTGCAACTACGCGGCGCACCCCATCACCACCGCGCGTCTGGAGGGCGGTCACGTCGCCATCGGCCTGATCCGAAAACGCGCTCGCGGATTGCTCGATACTGAGTACTTCAAACTCAAAATCCGGCAGAGCGCCGTGCTCAAGCCTCCCCTTGGCCTGTACGTACGCTCTGGCTGGATGATTGACGCAAACGATGTCACAAGGGCCAATCAGCGTCCGCGCCGACACCGATACCACCATGCGCCTGAAGGCAGAAGAAGTTAG
- a CDS encoding TetR/AcrR family transcriptional regulator, with translation MPYRRTKKMESRLAERRAQILVAARSLVAEAGYRAVSVPAVAKRAGVSTGLIYNYFDSKAVLFDEVFRSATEQEIEACEAAARQPGSARERIGYVIETFAYRALAARQLAWALLAEPVETEIEQDRLRFRAPYRRIFAALIREGIDNGEIIDQDEDVVAAAMVGGVVEALIGPLSAPPEVGDADRLIHTIISYCTNALGPMPEPNARQHTLGMGSDHD, from the coding sequence ATGCCATATCGTCGAACGAAAAAGATGGAATCGCGACTCGCTGAGCGCCGTGCGCAGATTCTCGTTGCCGCACGCAGCCTCGTAGCCGAAGCGGGCTACAGGGCTGTCAGTGTGCCTGCGGTCGCGAAACGCGCTGGTGTATCGACCGGCCTGATCTATAACTACTTCGACTCCAAGGCCGTGTTGTTCGATGAAGTCTTCCGCAGCGCGACCGAACAAGAAATCGAAGCCTGCGAAGCCGCGGCCCGCCAACCGGGTAGTGCGCGCGAGCGCATCGGCTATGTTATTGAAACGTTCGCGTATCGCGCGCTGGCTGCACGCCAATTGGCCTGGGCGTTGCTCGCCGAGCCTGTGGAGACCGAAATCGAACAGGACCGCCTGCGCTTTCGGGCGCCATATCGGCGCATCTTTGCGGCCCTCATACGAGAGGGGATCGATAACGGTGAGATCATCGACCAAGACGAGGATGTTGTCGCGGCCGCCATGGTCGGGGGCGTCGTGGAGGCCCTGATCGGGCCGCTGAGTGCGCCACCCGAGGTCGGCGACGCGGATCGGTTGATACACACGATCATCAGCTACTGCACGAACGCGCTCGGTCCGATGCCCGAGCCAAACGCGCGCCAGCATACCCTCGGGATGGGGTCGGATCATGACTGA
- a CDS encoding thioesterase family protein — protein sequence MQRADHQIPAMARPAPCREHHFKPLSIPMPQPDPASVFRRVGDRIEPTGLARGPWHPNAQHGGAPAGLLAQIATEAVNDDTFVLQRLTLDIRKPVPIEPLTVTCARDRGRSTQRVRLELIHDGQPLCVAHVLFGRSDAIGDWQADAPTVRLTPVADSTPDDVHIPGTDPGAETFHYRALESRLAAGSVEDQGPAAAWFRFRYPLIGDNEPAMSAQAVAIADLGNGISWSVPLEDYSFASTDLTVNLWRRPATAWIGVDSGTHISALGHGCTLSDLYDEDGRIGVASQTLLIRKR from the coding sequence TTGCAACGGGCCGATCATCAAATCCCGGCGATGGCCCGACCGGCTCCATGCCGAGAACACCACTTCAAACCGCTGTCGATACCCATGCCACAACCTGATCCAGCAAGCGTATTCAGAAGAGTCGGGGATCGCATTGAGCCCACCGGGCTGGCGCGCGGCCCTTGGCACCCGAACGCCCAGCATGGCGGGGCCCCGGCCGGGCTGCTCGCACAGATCGCGACCGAGGCGGTCAACGATGACACCTTTGTGCTACAGCGTTTGACGCTCGACATCCGCAAGCCAGTCCCGATCGAGCCTTTGACGGTTACGTGCGCGCGTGACAGGGGCCGCTCGACACAACGTGTTCGGCTCGAACTGATTCATGACGGGCAGCCGCTTTGCGTGGCCCATGTTCTTTTCGGCCGGTCGGATGCGATAGGCGATTGGCAAGCGGATGCGCCGACGGTGCGGCTCACGCCGGTAGCGGATTCAACCCCTGACGACGTACACATCCCCGGCACCGACCCCGGTGCCGAGACGTTTCATTATCGTGCGCTGGAATCACGCCTGGCGGCCGGTAGCGTTGAGGACCAAGGGCCGGCAGCGGCCTGGTTTCGGTTTCGCTATCCGCTGATTGGAGATAATGAGCCCGCGATGTCCGCACAAGCGGTGGCCATCGCGGATCTCGGCAACGGTATCAGCTGGTCCGTCCCTCTCGAGGATTATTCCTTCGCAAGCACCGACCTCACCGTCAACCTCTGGCGTCGACCCGCGACGGCGTGGATCGGCGTCGATAGCGGTACGCATATCTCGGCACTTGGCCACGGTTGCACGTTAAGTGACCTCTATGACGAAGACGGCCGAATTGGCGTGGCCTCACAGACGCTCCTGATACGTAAACGCTGA
- a CDS encoding 4-hydroxyproline epimerase — protein MNEIHVIDSHTGGEPTRLVMDGFPALSAPTMAERVDELRTKFDAWRQACLLEPRGHDVLVGALYCEPVSPDATCGVIFFNNTGYLGMCGHGTIGLVASLHHLGRIVPGMHSIDTPVGPVKALLHDDGAVTVRNVPAYRYRQDVELDVPGHGRLRGDIAWGGNWFFLVEEHGQELCFERVDALTDFTWAIRQALDAQSITGKNGALIDHIELFAADDEADSRNFVLCPGKAYDRSPCGTGTSAKLACLAADGKLAPDTPWIQAGITGSQFEGYYQREADRVRPWIKGRAYLTADATLLIDDTDPFAWGIVAR, from the coding sequence ATGAACGAGATACATGTGATTGACTCCCACACCGGCGGAGAACCAACCCGCTTGGTGATGGACGGCTTTCCGGCCCTATCCGCCCCCACGATGGCGGAACGCGTCGACGAACTGCGAACCAAGTTCGACGCTTGGCGCCAAGCCTGCTTACTCGAACCACGTGGCCACGATGTTCTCGTCGGTGCGCTCTACTGCGAGCCGGTTTCGCCCGACGCCACGTGCGGCGTGATCTTTTTCAATAACACGGGCTATCTCGGCATGTGCGGCCACGGCACGATCGGTTTGGTGGCATCGCTTCACCATTTGGGTCGTATCGTGCCCGGGATGCATTCGATCGACACGCCCGTCGGCCCCGTAAAAGCCCTATTGCACGACGATGGCGCCGTTACCGTCCGCAACGTGCCCGCGTATCGATATCGTCAAGATGTCGAGCTCGATGTCCCCGGCCACGGCCGCCTACGTGGCGATATCGCGTGGGGCGGAAACTGGTTTTTCCTTGTCGAGGAACACGGCCAGGAACTGTGTTTCGAGCGCGTCGATGCGCTCACGGATTTTACCTGGGCCATTCGACAGGCGCTCGATGCGCAGTCCATCACGGGCAAGAACGGCGCACTCATCGACCACATCGAGCTCTTTGCCGCGGATGACGAGGCCGACAGTCGTAACTTCGTGCTCTGTCCGGGCAAGGCCTACGACCGCTCGCCCTGCGGTACAGGAACGAGTGCCAAGCTCGCATGCTTGGCCGCCGACGGCAAGCTCGCCCCCGATACGCCCTGGATACAGGCTGGTATCACGGGCAGTCAGTTCGAAGGTTATTACCAACGCGAAGCGGACCGGGTCAGACCATGGATCAAGGGTCGGGCCTACCTAACGGCCGATGCCACACTGCTCATAGACGACACCGACCCATTCGCCTGGGGAATTGTGGCGCGCTAA